Within Hirundo rustica isolate bHirRus1 chromosome 12, bHirRus1.pri.v3, whole genome shotgun sequence, the genomic segment ATGCATGTGTAACGAGGGCGTGCAGCACTTTCTGGGTGTGAGCACATAAAAATACTCAGCGGAGTGAAGCATGGGGACCCTGTATCTTAGAGGTACTTAAGGGGCAAAGCTGGTGGTTGTGAGCCATGAAAAACAGGCTCACAGTGACagggaacaaaaagaaatgccATCTAAAAGAACAGTTGTCCTCTCAAGACTGATGGATTCTATCCTGTAAATGTCTATGTATGCCAGCTGTGAACCCACACAGCTGTTTGATTACTCTCCCCTCACAGGACTGGGGAAGAAATTGGGAATGACAGGAGTGAAGGACAGGttgaaagaaagagagggagatgGCTTCCCAATTgccatcatgggcaaaacagactcaccTTAAGGAATGTTTATTATCAATTAAAATAGATGTATTATTACTGACTTTGGGTCGGCAAAACACATTTGGACTCAACCTTTCCTGGGCTCAAGTTCACTCCAGACTCCTCTCCCTTTGCCCCCTGCTCCTTGTTACCACAAAACCAACTTATTCCCAAAGACTGGAGCTGGGAATCAAAGCCTGATCTTGGAAGATGCCAACAGCAACACTGAGCAAAGTTGAGTTACAATTTTCTCccaaaaataaccttttttcaCCCTAAATCCTGTCATTCCCTGTTAATGGAAATGCTAGGAGGATGGTATCAGTACGGACTATCACAGACATTGATGTAGGCAGTATTACTAGAAGTGTAACCTAGAACTGATTGATTGAGAGGTGTCTTCAGTAACTGAGTTCTGAGTGTCTTTTATTCAACCTTCTTATCATTCTGTTTAGATACAGAGTGGAAATCAGAAGTTGTGAACAGCAGAAACTTTGATCGAGAAATTGGACACAAAAACCCGAGGTGAGGTACCATGTGGCACAGTCCCTCTGAATTCTGTCACTGGATCTGATCAAAGATGAAAGCTAAATGGCTGATTTCATAACAGAATGCAGTAGATGGAAATCACTGTTGTTTTGGTAGCTGGGAGGACAAAGGCATAAGGAAATTTGATCAGCTCAGAGCAGTGGTGCATTAACGTATTTTAATGTCTCCAACAGTTTGCAGTCTGGATGGTCTCTTGATGGATTTGTTTTCACATCAGGACAGTCTTTTAGGTCTTTGAGTTTCTCCTGATGTTTGCCATAGTACCTTTTCTGTGCTATACATTACATTCTGCAAATCAAGAGTTTGATCACAATTCTGGGACTAATCAGGGACactctctctctgtttctcagTGCCATGGCTGTGGAGTCTTTCACTGCTGTTTCTCCTAATGTCCAGATTGGCAGCTTTGTCCTTTCCAAGGGTAAGGATTGTTTTGTCCTGGCTTTGAGTCTGCTGTTGCACCAGCAATGGACTTTGGTTCTTTCCACAACAGCTGTCATGTCAAGTGAATCAGGAAGTCAGCCAGCAAATTGGCTGTTCCAGGTTAGGCACTGAGCTTCAGCTTGGTGCTTTATTCTGCTTAGGTCTCGTGGATAAAATTGATGATTTCAAGCAGTTGAGTTTGTCACACCTGGAGGATCCCCATGCCGACGTTACCCGCAGAGGAGATTACTTCTATCACAGTGACAACCCCGGGCGTCCAGAGGTAAGATGGGAAAGATAAACTATAGCAGTGACTGCCTGTATGTGAAAAAGGAATTGGGGCATGTTCCATTTCTATTTACTGTATAGAAAATGGAGTGCGGACCATCACATAGAATCACCATAGTGCAGCCCTCCAGAATGAATGCTTCTCTTGCAGAAAACTGCCAATCCCATTTCTTTGTTCTCTGGTTTCTGAAGTCTGCTGTGCCTTTAAATGGAAAGGGACGGTGCTGTGAGGTGGCTTCCACCTCTGCCTTGCTGTATTAAGGAGTACAATCAAACAGCTTGCTGTCAGATTGTGCTGCCTGCCCTGTTTTGCCAAAAGCTGGAATGATGAGGGATGAACAAAGCATATCATGTGCTTCTGCAGCTTAATCAGAGGGGGTATTACAAAACAGCATTTGAGCTCTCCTCTTTCAGCTGCCAGCTAGCCCTGAAAAAAGGACAGCTTGGAAATCATTCTGGCTATCTCTTGCATGATATAAATGTTCAGAAAAAGTGTTGATAAATAAAGGATGTTCCTCTGCTGTGTAATTCCCTTTTGTAAAACAGTCTTTCTTGACTTCCAATCTTATCTTGTTTGTAGGTGGGAGACCTTCGTGTCTCCTTCTTCTATGCAGGTCTGAGTGGAGATGATCCCCATTTaggctctgctgctgaggtGAGTCTTCAGATGTTTCTATATTTTGCAAGCTCTCTTCCCAACTCATTAaccagtaaatatttttccctgtctTCCAAGGTGACTGTGATTGCTCGGCAGCGAGGTGATCAGCTGGTTCCATATCATACCAAGTCTGGAGATGTTCTGGAGATTCTGTACCCTGGGTACCTTTCTGTGGAGGTGAGATACCACACTCTTCTAGTGAAGGGTTAAAACTCGAGGTGGTagtgcagaagcagcagaagaggaagCTCTTACTCTCCTTCAGACCTGCTCTAGAGGAGGAGATACTCATATAAACACTgactttctctctcctttttggACAACAGGTTGTAGCCTGTGTTTGCGTCCAGGTTTCTGCACACTGCCTGTTTGCTTTAAAGactgtttctgtgccttctcattttgtttttatttgttcctTGGTTGTTTCCCATTTACACATGCAAGCCCATGCTTTTGAACAGGTCACgtgtaaaaatagtaaaaaatcaGGGTTTAATTAAATAAACCATGAGAGTTATTCTGTCTTCAGCTCCTAATAACAGACGTTTAAGCTTGTTTGAAATGTTTATTACTATTCTGGCTGAGAATGAACCTTCAGGTGGAGTTTTATGCTTCAATAAATCCTGCATGCTCCAGCAATTTGGTAATTCATTTACTCCTTTTAGTAGGTTTGTTTCCATTAATGATTGTTTCAGGCCCTGCTGCAAAGAAACACAGATGTTAAGAGTTTACTGGTGCTCCCAGAAGTGcttaaaaaggctttttgttttgaCTTCAAAGAGTAGCAGTAGAATCAACCCTCTTCTGTAAGCTCTGAATCTTCATTagataaaattttgtttcattgaaAATTAACTGGttacaaataaataatacattgaGTACTTGTATGTGCAAGTAAGCAATCAGTCTTACACATCTTTTACCATTTAGTGCTTTCTAATGTCGCAGCCAGCTTCACGTGAACGTTTTGTTGAGCCAGAGGATCACACAATCCATTATGAAAAAAGTCTTTCTCAGACTTCTTGCAAAGAGGTGCTTTGCTTTGCCTATTGAAATGCACACATACCTTTtagcttttcttccctgcatCCAGCTTGCTCTCTTTCACACACCTTTCCCTCAGCCATCAGTGGATAttgttgctttttctctcttctttcaggGTGAAGTCCGACTCTTCCTTCTTTATTACAGTTACATATTAGTGTCTTATTTTCCATAGTAGTGTTGAATGTATCCATTTGCAGCAAAACCTGTGAGCTTTCTGGCTGTGGGTAGTGTTGAATGGTGCTTTTTAGGttgttttaattaagaaaaatgccattttcccCCATGCTGCGCTGTTCAATTTATTGCAGTGTACTACCATGCCACACAGACCCTGCAGAATGAGCTGCAATGTATCTTCTGCAAGAGAAATTGTACTCCTAAAATGCTTTTGGCTCTGATTGGCTCATAATATACTGGAATTAAGAGGATCttgaaaaagagcaagaaacagGCTGCATGTGATGGTGTTTGCTTTCAGGAGGTGTTtcagaaggagcaggagagtAACACCGTGAAGACTTGGGCCCTCCGTGCAGCCGGCTGGCTCTCAATGTTTGTGGGCATCAGCCTGATGACCCGAATCTTTTACACTTTAGgtaagtttttcacagaaaggtaAAATGATCTAAAAATAAGATCATAACCTCTAAAGAGTTAATTCATTTGGAGACCAGGTGAAATCTGGTTTGAACTCAGATCTGATCTGGAAAGTCACTATAGGCAACTGCAGGTTAACAGGATGCCAAAACCAACTGGCTGCTTTGTggacattaaaaaaccccacacaaataTCTTTTGCCAGTCTCAGAAGATCCCAACCCAATGCttgccaaaataaaaatgtttggcTGGTTCTTTCAAATCTAACTCAGGGTGCTGCAATACAATTACTTTCTGCACCCAAATGCATCTGGTCCCCACAATGGGTCCTAATCAGCAGTTGTgcagaaatacaattttgtgTCAGGTTATTCTATGCTATTGTAAACAAACAGTGAAGAAagattttgtttattcttttaatataaaagGATGCTGgagtaaaaacagaaaaacaggacAACGCCTCAAACTTGCATAAGCTTCAAAGATATCATTCACTTTGtagctgtgaatttttttttttctagtttatttATCCATATACATGCTGCTGCAAGATTTATTGTTGCcagaaagaaatttctgtgcTAGCAGCTTGTATCAGTTGCTCTGGACTTGTTCCATAGCTGCAGGGCTATCTGTTTCTTCTGCCTCCCAAGCCTTGGAAAAATCTCCAGACTCtattttggatttctttctgtgtgaAGGGATGAGGATAGCATTGCCTTATATGTTCAGCTGTTGCTTAATGGTCAAATGTCTTGATGATGCTCTGCTGAAATGCCTGATCCGGTGCTCTTGGTAAATAGTTTGTCTGAGTTGTGATTGCAGTCATTAGGGTGCAGATCCTATGCATGAATCggacttttattttaaactgtcaTCTTGCCAACTACTTCATGTCGTGTTTAAATCTCTCTGCAGTGGACTGGTTTCCTGTTGTGAGGGACCTGGTTAATGTTGGCTTGAAGGCGTTTGCCCTGTGTGTGGCCAGCTCGCTGACCCTGCTGACCATCTCTGTGGGCTGGCTCTTCTACCGCCCGCTCTGGGCCCTGCTCCTCGCGCTGCTCTCCATAGTCCCCATCGTGGTGGCCAGATCCCGTGTTCCGCCCAAGAAGCAGCAGTGACCGGGAGGTGGTCGGGTCTTGAGCTGAGTCCTGGTTAGAACCTTGCCAGGTGCATTTCTGCCCAGTTCCTGCAGCAAGCTTACAGCAAATCACAGCTCAGCAGAGGGCACTgaaagctggggaggggggtTGAATGTTGCGATTGATGCGCCTTATCCATAGGACTATAGGATGCTGTTTGGGGGAAGTCAGTGACACcagctttggggaaaaaagcattttgggtGTGTATATTGACGGTAAGTTAGTGAATAAGCAGATTTGTACCTCTTACTGCTTAGTAATTCCCCCTGATTTGAGAACTGTCAAGTCCTTGCTGGGTGGGGCACCTTGTGTGTGAAAGTGCCAGCTGCATCCCATGAACCCTGGTTAAATGTCCTTAGGAAATGCGTGTGCCTGCCTGTCTCTGACAAAccctccctctgctgctttctcttgTTTGCAGGCAGTGTATGTGTTTaaagggaaaacacagctttggTAGATTACACACAATACTCATGTAAACCCTCTGATTTTGGACTGAGGATTTTCAAAGTCATTAGTGTAATGAGTGGCCAGATTAGCTGTACTCTGAGACTGAGCAGATTTATCAAGACACATTGGTTTCCCCCAGGTTTTAAAAGTATCTGAAGCTGTTCTTGGTTAAGTATAAAAAATGATACCCTGAACTATATCATTGCAGAACTgtttcaaaaatttcacttcaaaTTGCACTTAAAAGGGATACTCAGAGGTCATTCACCTGTAAATATAAAACCTACTGCCTTGAAACAACACTGACTTTCATAACTGAATATGTAGTCTTTAAaatagttggggttttttgctctGTATACTGTTCCTTTCTTTAATTTCACTTAGGACGATGAACATACTTCGTGAAATTAAGTAATGGGAGCATCTTTGCCTTATTAGTTTTCATATATTTCAGTAGTCTAAATTGTTAGTTTTGTATCATGTTAGAGGAATGCTGTGTAGCGTTGTGACAGCTCACGTTTGTGTGCTGTAACCAGTACTTAAGGTGAGACACTCACCAAGCTAGAGTCTGGCGTCCAGATGGGCCTCCCTACACCAaagtgttttgggggtttttctaAGTTTACACAATTCAgtacaaaaataatgttttcaatTATGAAATCTATTTATGTCCATCAGTGTTCTCTGTACCAAAGGAACTTCACTTGAACGAACGTACATAGGAGCAAATGTTTGCTAGAAATGGTACTGAAATAGAAATCTGAATTAGAAATCGTAAATGTTTTGAGaatatgtaattattttattagtcCTAATTACTTTGATTCTTTTGGTATTTGAATATTGTCAGTTTGtctcacagctctgtgctgctggtgaaAGCAGGAGCAGTGACAGGGCAGGTAGAGGAGACAGCCTTGTGCTTGCACTGGTACATGGCAGTGGTGCTGCAgtcttcctgctgctcagcaacACCAGCTCACGCCGTCAGGAATTGCGCTGTGCAGGGAAGAGAAATGGGGTTtgaactgctgctgttttgcccatgatgcAGAACACTAACCACCATTACTTATTGGAAATGAAGTGACAAATTTTCTACAGAAGTGCTGAGCttttgtatatttaataaaacacagttttcaAAAGGTTGGTCTGTATGTgggcatttttattaaattcaagTATTGCATGTTTAATATCCAGGAATAATGTCGAGGTAGTTGGAGGGTTAGTTTGTAGCTTCCACAAGAACTAGTTTCCtattgttgggttttgttcGTTTCcgaacaaatatttctgttttgggAAGCTGCTCTCTGGTCTGGGTACTGCTGCCAGCCTGCCGTGGTTACTCCCCATTACTGACTAATGCAGTCACTCACTTCCTTGCCTCTCTTAagattatttgaaaaattatgcCTCAACCTGACTGCTACAGCATCTTGTACTTTAAAGAGACTGGGGGTTACATGTGCATTctgaaaacagacttttttttttttttcaaactttatTTCGATCTACAAATATAGTacaaaaatagatatttttttttaaacataattacATGAAAGCCATTTTCTTGCATTTCATTCTCTGTGACGATGTTCAGCAACGACTAAATTGTTTTCCCCTCCACTTTTGAAGAGACTGTGTCAGTGGAATTTAGATATATAATACTGCCAAACATGGATCAGTATTTCTACTaaaaaagtgcaggaaaagcttATGTAGATTTAACATTCCTCTCTCAACAAGTTTTTTAATGCTATGGTATTTGATAACAAGAATTCTGTGGTTTTAGTGAATTTTGTTCCAGTAGTGAGATTTAGCTAGTTTTACATGTTTTGCTCCAGAACAGGATCTTGATAAGCAACAGAATCAAATACGTATATATTCAAAATGTTTAAGAAGACATATTGAACCTTAAGTTTGTAATAAGGACAGGCCTTCTCCCTTCCACAGCACAAGATTCCTGAGAGTGAAGGAAGGCGGTAGCCTGGAAAGCCAAACTAACATCACAAAATACCAGTATTTAGCAAGTATGAATTCCTCCATAGTCTgattgtgggggtttttttagaccTTGAAAGAAGTATTTCCCCTTGTGACAGAAAGGCCAGAACTCTACCTCACCACTGCTCTGGGTAAGCTATGGATCAAAGCAGGCATCAGCATTCCTCTGGCCACACCTCTCTGCAGATAGGTAAAAAGCAGCTGGATGCTttagggaaaaatgaaaacGAGAAAAATGGGGAGAGAGTGCTGATGCCAGGATTATCTTGGGAAACTCAACTATTAGTGCTGAGTGATACAAAAGAGAGCAAAAACCTCAACAAAGCAAAGTGACCTCAAGGTGCAGCTCTTCTCCCAAGTCCAAGGACAAAAAGAATCTGATACCTGTGATCTCAAAGGAAACTATACTGAATTAGGTTGGTCCCTGACAGCTCAGAAACAAGTGCACAGAAAACACCCTAAGGTCCTATCTGGTAAAAGATACTTTTATCTTGATTCTTTTTCTTGCAtctgaaaacagcaaagaaaagcttGTCATCACAATTTCTCAAAAGGAAACAGctgagctgcttctcctctcttttctcgCTTGCTCTTTTTGGgtgttttctcttgtttctccAGCTGGCGATTTTGGGGCCAATAAATGGCTGTGTTCTCCACTGCGCTCTCTGAGCTTGGAGCTTCTTCTTCATCAGAAGAGAATCCCCCTCCTTTCTCTGTCTCAGGTGCTGATGGCTCAGTCTGGAAAAAATAAGTGTGAAAATCAGAAAGTCACTTGTAACTGCCCCTTTCTAAAAGGGTTTGTCTTTGGTTACAGTGACAATGAGTGACCTTACAGAAGTTGGCTGCTCTGGTTTGGGCTTCCCACCCAAAGTGCTTCTATTTTTGAACACCAGACATTCTTGCAACACAAGCATCTTTGATAATGGAAGAATAAAACAAACTAGTTTTAAAATGATCAGGCTTTTCACCTTTcttcttgcagaaaaaaataagaaccCCACTCCCATCCTGTTAGCCACATGCTTGCCTTAGAGGAATAAATTTAGGAAGGGGtatgacaaaacagaaaattctaagaaaattaaaaacattcatgcctttttaaacagtaaaaaatCTTTGATGAACATGACTAACACTGAACTTCTGGCACAGTCTTCTTTGACTAGCTGAAGACTTTTGAGGAACTACACTCTGGAAGTTTTATTCTACAGTTAAAATAAcctccagaaaaagaaatgactAATAGAAATGTAGGATACCTTGATGGAGTAGCGTTGCTTTAGTCTTTCTCTAATGAGAAGTCCTTTTGTCAACAGCTTCCAATTCCCTAGAGCTCTCTTCTCACGCTTCTGTGGGGGATTgtttgggaaagagaaaaatttacTACTGAGTTTCAATGTATTGCATTGCatatagaaaaagaaagctttaagatttttaaattgtcaTCAAAAAAAGCCTTGTGCTTGTTGCTTACACAGCCTGCCCTGTTTGACTGCCCAGTTTAAATGCAATTTACACTGTAAATGTAACAATAAGGaagctgtaaaaataattctcacctccttctccttcttttcgATTTCTGCTTGTTCGTTCTCCCAGGCAGCAACAAGGACTTCTTTATACTCCTCACACACCACATACCCATCAGTGCTAGGAAGGAGAACACAATCCCCTGTCAgctataagaaagaaaaagggagcaAATGCCTGCTGACCCAGCCCAAAAGCTACAGAATACTGACAGAACTGTCTGTCTCAAAGGATCAAAGTGTGTAACTGGTCACAGGCTCCCCTTAACACAAGATATACAACTTCTGCAGGACATCAACCTCTGACAGGTACAACGAAGCAGTTTTTACATACACGGGGTGTGAGTAGCCTGCATGAAAATCAAATCCAGTGATGGCTTGAGCACAGTCAATGTTCAGCTTCCGTGCCACTCTGTTCAGGTTTGGAAGTTTCAGCTGCACGCAGCCAACAGGTAACATGGATGGCAAGAAGAGATAGACATTTCCATATTCATTCCGAGGAACCTGTTATGGCAAGATTGAAGAGAGATGGTGATAATTCTGCTTTCTGGAGAGAGGTGAAAATACCTGCTGCAACTCAGGGACTCTCCCCTCCTGACCTGCTACATTCCACTCCAGTATTCAATTAATACTCACATGACAAGGTACAAGCCTAGATTTTAGCTGTATCGTTATGTCCTAGCTATATCCTCTGCCCAAGGTTTGTTACTTGGGCTGTAATGCAGAGAATTAGCAAGACAAAACATGAGCTAGGAAGATCAGATCAACAAAATTTTGACTTTAGCAGTCTGCACTCACTACCTGTACTTGTGAAAGAAAGGCCCCAGTAGAGTTTCCTCCTGTGAACATTTACCTTTGAACTCTTAAACCAGAATCCAGATACTACTGACTGATCTCACATCTGAAACATGTAacttctggaaaaataaagccCAGAGCTCCACACAAACCACTTCCTTTAGCACCAGccctctgccttcccagctACCTTTCCATCCACTGCGATGGGAGGCTGATACTCCTCTGTCTGCCAGCGGCCAAACAGCGCCAGGTCCTGCAGGTCCTGGTTCGCCGGCTCTGCCCGGCGTGCCTTCCTCGCCCGGTTGGAAAATCCTCTTACCATCTGCAAATACAACAACAACCAGGCCTGGAACATCACAAGAAGCTGACAGGTGTTTCTAGTTTTCCTAAGACACTGAAGGAAAAGGTTCTGGGAGAGCAGAAATGCTATTTCCTAGCTTCAATATCCATTGCCTATAAATGACAAGCCATGGCACCTGTATGCAACAGGCAGAGATCAAGCAGTGCATATAAAACACTGGGATGCCTTTAGAGAAGGTGAAAACGGAGCAGTTCTGCCAGACAACATTggggtgggaaaaaaacaaagctgggCTTTGGGCAGCAACAGGTGGACACTACAGCTACCACAAACCATGCAAGCAAGTGTGAAATTGACATCTGCCGACAAGACTgaagacaaaaaccaaaacagaactgAGCCTGAGCTTTAGAGGGCAGATGGACTGCAGAGGAGGAAGTCGAACCCTCTTACCTTGTAAGGCACTTCTCCAATCCTCACCACTCGAGCTTGCTTCAGCCAAGTGTCCCTGGAGTGCAGCGTGTGTATGCAGTCTCTGAAAAGGCCAGAAAGAAGCAAATATAAGTTTTTAAGTCATCCGTAACAGATCCACAATAAACTTATCACAGTAGGAATaaaaaaagctgtatgttagtGATACACAAATGCTATCAGAGCAGCTAAATGCCTCACCTGTTTACACATGTGGTATGAGACTACTGCTCATACCATCATGCAAATTAGTTCTCCAATTTGTTACAAAGATCAGAGATGCAGGTGACAATAGGTGCACAACTCACCTGGAGTAGACAGCCTCTCCCCTGCAGTACCCCAAGATAGCGGCTGACTCAGGATAGATGGCCTGGTATTTCAAGAGGTGCCTCTTCAGTGCATAGAGTGGGTGGTTTTTGTACTCTCCAATTGCTGTTGGTAGAGGCTGGTCTTGAAGCTTCACTTGAAACTGTAAGTTTTATACAGAAAAGAGTAATTTCAGAACTTTTTCACTACCCtttgtaagaaaataagaatgacGATGGTAtgaaccaaagaaaaaaaacccagaaagttATCAGATGAGCCAACAGACTAAAACATTCTTGCTGCAAGTAAGTACTTAGATGTGTACCCTGAcctatgtattttaaaaactctctCTGAGAAGAGTTATGCTAAACACTACACAAACCTCACTAGTAAGTTTCCAGCATAAGCTGTGCAGTACTTCTGCTATGGAAACTTGTCTGAACAACCTCCATTATTCAATATTATATAAATTTatcactgtattttctcttaaaCATGTTCAATCTCAACATTTCAAGTTCAAATACAAACCTCCTTCCTCACAAAAAGAGATTTCTAATGCTTTCTGCCTGAACGAGAATCCAAGGACTGGACTCCTGGCACTACGTGTCCTGAACAACCTATTGCCATTTacctcattttcttccttcttgtttctctccaCATAGGGACTTTCATACGGCTGCAGTGTCTCTTCCCACCACTCCGGGTCCACACGGCTCTTCCTTGTTGAGGTCATCCACGCTGGATCATATCTTTGTGTCACATCCCTGACACTCCCATCATTGTCAAATCCCACAACATAGAAAAGTGGCTTTGTGGCAtgtgcaaagcacagctggggctggcctACATTGCCATGAACACAGTCTACACAAACCCACTTGTCCTCAGTCTCAAGGAAAACCTCCAGCCACTGGTCTGTGCCCATTGCTTTCCTCACCCCCTGCTGTCCATCATCCTCATcactagaaattattttgtttctcttcctctgtgcTTGAGGTAAGGCTGGAGCTGTACTTTCTGCTGGCTTAGTCTCAGCTCCAAATGAAAGCCTGTTTTCTGAAGTCTCAGTTTTTGACCTTTTTAAAGCTGTCAGCCTTGAATTCTGGGAGGCCTGTGACCTCCTCCGTCTTTTAGGTACAGTTTCAAAATCCTCATCTGAGAGATCACTCTCCTCCTCTGAAACCTCAAAGTCTGAAGCACTACCCTCATCACTTCCACTCTCTTCCTTGTAACACACTTTGGAGGCCACTCGTCTTCGGCGGTTATTCTTGGGCCTGACTGGCCCATCTTTTTCTGCTGAACCGGTCTCATTACTTGATTCCTTCTGTTCCTGGCTGCCTTTAGTCGGCTTTGACTTGTGTGTCCCTTTGGTCTGGGCAGTTTTGGGTTTCTTCGGCTCcttgttgttttctttgctctctGAGGATTTCTCATCCTGCTTGGCTGTTTTGCAGGGGCATTTTTTTGCCACAGCTTTGGGTGTTGCGGCAGAACTCTCCTGCCCCTCAGAAGTGCTGCTGTGAGACAGCCTCTTGGATGAGCTCTTTCCCTGCAGAGAAACAAGCCAGGTCACTTTTATCACTACAGCTAAgaatatagtaaaaaaaaagactgaaatcaGCCCAAGGTGCCTGCAGAACAAAAGGCTGGCAGGCACAGTCAATTCGCTTAAAAACTTAAGGCAATTGGCTGAAGAGATGCAGCAAGAGTTGCCttttaagttttaaagaaatgtaaacCCACTGAAACATTAAGAAATCTTtgctgaaacacaaaaatgagtggctttttaaaagaagaaaattaaaaattaagcgTGTGCATTTTCTGCAATGCAGACAGAACCCTGATTCATGCAGTAAGCAATTCACTGCAAGTTCTAATAGCCAGAAAGTTTTTTCAATCCTACTGAATCAGTGACTTATTCCTTATTccacacaaacaacaaaactacCTTCGGTCTTGTCTCCTTGAGGGGAATGGGCTGAAACGACAGCACGAGGCGACACAGCAGCTGTAATGCTCgcagaataattaaaaatatctgcaaaacAGTTTAAATTGAGTAATTTAATCACAGGAGGCTGTGagataaaaatacaagaaaataaaaagctacaGAATCACTTAAGTCACTGATCTGCTTTCTTCAAATCCACCCCTCCCACCATTTTGTCTAGGACCTGACACACAGCATCCAAACTCACCAACCAACCCTAAACTTCCCAGTCTCTTACATGAACAAGCTCCTCATCATCCTGTGCAGCGTAGATGGCAAACCTCTTCTCCAGTGCTGACTGAAGGGGCTCTCCTTTTTCAGTGGAAAGCTCATCATTGACAGTGAAGGTTCCGACAAACCTGAAATACAAGATACCTGCTTATTTATCCAGTGTTTGTGACTGTACTCTTACAACTTCTGAGTTCACACTCTCCTTCTCTAAAAAGGAAGAGCCCCTCTCATccttttatataaaattaaaaa encodes:
- the TMEM43 gene encoding transmembrane protein 43, producing the protein MSRNFSDTGSRKEHVKITSEPKPGFLERLSETSAGMLIGLVTFLLAFYLLFTNEGRALRTARSLDEGLSLVVPLDSIHSISQQNEGRLVHLTGALSTSKPLFDPSYGLSIRAVKLKRNVEMYQWVEYEDSKEYEENGEIKKETTYSYNTEWKSEVVNSRNFDREIGHKNPSAMAVESFTAVSPNVQIGSFVLSKGLVDKIDDFKQLSLSHLEDPHADVTRRGDYFYHSDNPGRPEVGDLRVSFFYAGLSGDDPHLGSAAEVTVIARQRGDQLVPYHTKSGDVLEILYPGYLSVEEVFQKEQESNTVKTWALRAAGWLSMFVGISLMTRIFYTLVDWFPVVRDLVNVGLKAFALCVASSLTLLTISVGWLFYRPLWALLLALLSIVPIVVARSRVPPKKQQ